One Natronomonas moolapensis 8.8.11 genomic region harbors:
- a CDS encoding alpha/beta fold hydrolase: MTGRRPSEYDDVNDDASIGGLTAEFADVDGVRTRYYAEGSGDPLVLLHGGTWSGFASANTWARNVERLAERFRVIAPDRLGNGMTDNPASAEAFVFDSEVTHMESFLETLGVESYHLCGQSRGGGLAARLAVRSPESVDTLTIVNSATLAPEAAGYERRRERLHAGKPDDPDSATYLEDTFRHFEETLSYSAGHVTDEYVRAGAYMRRRSKAMETAAVLGSDPTEPYWQRETPETDRWHRSLRESMWETNRRIVVDGALTMPTLLYWGSDDPTMPLRSGTALYDMIAQHAPDVRLYAANNAGHHPYREHPTDFEDAVRTFVGTFDQ; encoded by the coding sequence GTGACGGGACGACGGCCGAGCGAGTACGACGACGTGAACGACGACGCTTCGATCGGAGGACTGACCGCGGAGTTCGCCGACGTCGACGGGGTCCGAACGCGCTATTACGCCGAGGGCAGCGGCGACCCGCTCGTCCTCCTGCACGGCGGGACCTGGAGTGGGTTTGCCAGCGCGAACACGTGGGCGAGAAACGTCGAGCGTCTCGCGGAGCGGTTCCGCGTGATCGCTCCCGACCGCCTCGGGAACGGGATGACGGACAACCCCGCAAGCGCCGAGGCGTTCGTTTTCGACTCCGAGGTGACACACATGGAGTCGTTTCTCGAAACGCTCGGCGTCGAGTCGTATCACCTCTGTGGGCAATCACGCGGCGGCGGCCTCGCGGCCAGGTTAGCGGTCAGGTCCCCCGAATCGGTCGACACGCTCACGATCGTGAACAGCGCGACCCTGGCCCCCGAGGCGGCGGGCTACGAGCGCAGGCGGGAGCGACTCCACGCGGGGAAACCGGACGATCCGGATTCGGCGACGTACCTCGAGGACACGTTCCGGCACTTCGAGGAGACGCTGTCGTACTCGGCCGGTCACGTCACCGACGAGTACGTCCGCGCCGGAGCGTACATGCGGCGTCGGTCGAAGGCGATGGAAACCGCCGCGGTGCTCGGGTCGGATCCCACGGAACCGTACTGGCAGCGAGAGACCCCCGAGACGGATCGGTGGCACCGGTCGCTCCGCGAATCGATGTGGGAGACGAACCGCCGCATCGTCGTCGACGGCGCGTTGACGATGCCCACACTGCTGTATTGGGGCAGCGACGACCCGACGATGCCCCTCCGGAGCGGCACCGCGCTGTACGATATGATCGCCCAGCACGCCCCCGACGTCAGGCTGTACGCCGCGAACAACGCCGGCCACCACCCGTATCGAGAACACCCGACCGACTTCGAAGACGCCGTACGCACTTTCGTCGGGACGTTCGACCAGTAG
- a CDS encoding dihydropteroate synthase, with protein MRTVDAAGLSIGDEHPPRIMGVLNVSKESPYDPSVFDDPGEAAAYVDEELIGEGADVVDVGLESANKRFEVLSAEGELDRLETAVETLESTSGDAVWSIETRYHEVAEAALDAGFEMVNDICGFADPEMPAVCAEYDVAVSKMASPPDLERPGAIEDVDDIYDALERNGFTDKTIVDPAFGGWSESKTTEDDRETFDRLREFRGHGRPILVSINRKNFLRQVAGRDTEGALPVSLAATSMAVERGAHVVRTHDVAETRDAALVGYEFRRERARDPDRGVEVLDVTTDREFGRHLARIGAEDDDGDRDPSVSTHVVEVRLPEPSTTALARAGRAVGLGVYLGEGLLLAGTATEFEALIAEIAGGPTPAVEAAGSAYDGLGGV; from the coding sequence ATGCGAACAGTCGACGCCGCCGGATTGTCGATCGGCGACGAGCACCCGCCCCGGATCATGGGCGTGTTGAACGTCTCGAAGGAGTCACCCTACGACCCGAGCGTCTTCGATGACCCAGGGGAGGCGGCCGCCTACGTCGACGAGGAACTGATCGGCGAGGGGGCCGACGTCGTCGACGTCGGGCTCGAATCCGCCAACAAGCGCTTCGAGGTGCTGTCGGCCGAGGGCGAGCTGGACCGCCTCGAAACGGCCGTCGAGACGCTCGAATCGACGTCGGGCGACGCGGTCTGGTCGATCGAGACCCGCTATCACGAGGTCGCCGAAGCCGCCCTCGACGCCGGCTTCGAGATGGTCAACGACATCTGCGGGTTCGCCGACCCGGAGATGCCGGCGGTGTGTGCCGAATACGATGTCGCGGTCTCGAAGATGGCTTCGCCTCCGGACCTCGAACGCCCGGGGGCGATCGAGGACGTCGACGACATCTACGACGCCCTCGAACGGAACGGCTTCACCGACAAGACCATCGTCGACCCCGCCTTCGGCGGCTGGTCAGAGTCGAAGACGACCGAGGACGACCGGGAGACGTTCGACCGCCTTCGGGAGTTCCGCGGCCACGGGCGGCCGATTCTCGTCTCGATCAACCGGAAGAACTTCCTCCGGCAGGTCGCTGGCCGGGACACGGAGGGGGCGCTTCCGGTCTCGCTCGCGGCGACGTCGATGGCCGTCGAGCGCGGCGCCCACGTCGTCAGGACCCACGACGTCGCCGAGACGCGGGACGCGGCGCTCGTCGGCTACGAGTTCCGGCGGGAACGGGCCCGCGACCCCGACCGCGGCGTCGAGGTCCTCGACGTGACGACCGACCGGGAGTTCGGCCGCCACCTCGCCCGGATCGGGGCCGAGGACGACGACGGCGACCGCGACCCCTCGGTGAGCACCCACGTCGTCGAGGTCAGGCTTCCCGAGCCGTCGACGACGGCCCTCGCACGGGCCGGTCGTGCGGTCGGCCTCGGCGTCTACCTGGGCGAGGGGCTGCTCCTGGCGGGCACGGCCACCGAGTTCGAAGCCCTGATCGCCGAAATCGCGGGCGGACCCACGCCGGCCGTGGAAGCAGCAGGGAGCGCCTACGACGGGTTGGGAGGCGTCTGA